Proteins encoded in a region of the Raphanus sativus cultivar WK10039 chromosome 8, ASM80110v3, whole genome shotgun sequence genome:
- the LOC108811192 gene encoding uncharacterized protein LOC108811192 gives MSHVVMSKANEEKTHRDFRGMGQRLAEEVISFLKKKHARYGRFKNVKLSFVGRSIDNVIIRTALADSLMEPYREYLHTYLSLFRVHTWVIYTVLTLDFGSQRS, from the exons ATGTCTCATGTAGTCATGTCTAAGGCTAATGAGGAGAAAACACATAGAGATTTCAGGGGAATGGGACAGAGACTTGCAGAGGAAGTTATATCTTTCTTAAAGAAGAAACATGCTAGATATGGTCGTTTTAAAAACGTTAAGCTGAGTTTTGTTGGACGTTCAATCGACAATGTCATCATCAGAACTGCATTAGCTG ATAGTTTGATGGAACCATACAGGGAGTATCTACATACATATCTATCGCTTTTTCGGGTCCACACTTGGGTTATCTATACAGTTTTAACTCTGGACTTTGGCTCCCAAAGAAGTTAA